From Silurus meridionalis isolate SWU-2019-XX chromosome 14, ASM1480568v1, whole genome shotgun sequence, a single genomic window includes:
- the si:ch211-76l23.4 gene encoding uncharacterized protein si:ch211-76l23.4 → MGFRLSLLLLALTTALVLGQKKRPVTKEWNYRDGSEKVSMRNVANLTQVLDDWRFDILNQVKSNHQTLLPDYSRIHSLSEAVDDLFKEFNALKAHLGELTEKFTPVETFIDELKMEKANAPAATVPVTPGRRRLVKARAPAS, encoded by the exons ATGGGTTTCAGGTTGAGCTTGCTGCTTCTTGCTCTAACCACGGCCCTCGTGCTCGGCCAAAAGAAACGCCCTGTTACTAAGGAATGGAACTACCGTGATGGAT CTGAGAAAGTGAGCATGAGGAATGTGGCGAATCTGACTCAAGTTCTGGATGACTGGAGGTTCGATATCTTGAACCAGGTGAAGAGCAACCACCAGACCTTGCTGCCTGATTACTCCAG GATCCATTCTCTGTCTGAGGCTGTGGACGACTTGTTCAAGGAGTTCAACGCCTTGAAAGCCCACCTCGGCGAGCTGACGGAGAAGTTCACGCCTGTCGAGACCTTCATCGACGAACTGAAGATGGAGAAGGCCAACGCTCCCGCAGCCACCGTTCCCGTCACTCCAGGGCGAAGGAGACTGGTCAAAGCTCGAGCTCCAGCTTCGTGA